DNA from Sphingomonas psychrotolerans:
CGCCGCGCTGCGCATTGAATCCTTAACCCCGTCCCCCTAAATTGGTCTTGCGGGACCGGGCCCCTCTGGCGGTGGCTTCATCTGAAGCGCCGTGATGTCGGACCGCATCGAGCTAGCTCGGTGCAGGTTTGGCGGCTGTCCGCCACCACCCCTCACCGAGAAACCGGCTCGATCGATGCAACATCGATGGGAGTGGCGTGTGAGTAATTTGATCGAGCGGCTGATCGCCGCGCACCGTGTCCGGAACCGCGAAATTCGCGCCGAGCTTGCTCGCCGCGTGCCAGATCGCCTCCGCTTGACGCAGCTCAAGAAGGAGCGGCTCGCGATCAAGGACCGGCTCTTCCGTCATTTCCCCGATGCGGCCGAGATGCGCCGCATCGCGCGCGACGCCCTGCGCCGCGCCCGCCACGCCTAGGAGAAACCACCAGTGGACAATCTTTCCGCCTTCAACCGCAGCGCCGCCGCTTCGGCG
Protein-coding regions in this window:
- a CDS encoding YdcH family protein; this encodes MIERLIAAHRVRNREIRAELARRVPDRLRLTQLKKERLAIKDRLFRHFPDAAEMRRIARDALRRARHA